The Saccharomonospora cyanea NA-134 genome includes a region encoding these proteins:
- a CDS encoding tartrate dehydrogenase: protein MSAPVRTYEIATIPGDGIGVDVTVEARRVLDAAAAEHGFALRWTEFDYSCERYSDTGAMMPEDGVSTLSGFDSILLGAVGFPGVPDHVSLWGLLIPLRRAFSQYVNLRPVRLLPGTTSVLANRTADELEMVIVRENSEGEYSTLGGRHNQGQPGEFVLQESVFTRVGVERIIRYAFELARTRSKRVCSATKSNGIIHTMPFWDEVFELVAAEYPDVAAEQCHIDALAARVVQQPERLDVIVASNLFGDILSDLAAAVTGGLGMAPSGNINPERTHPSMFEAVHGSAPDIAGKGIANPVAQILAGAMMLEHLGETEAARAVDAAVEKVLAEGRVATPDLGGEATTEQLGTAIAEAV from the coding sequence GTGAGTGCGCCGGTGAGGACCTACGAGATCGCCACCATCCCCGGCGACGGCATCGGTGTGGACGTCACCGTCGAGGCACGCAGAGTGCTCGACGCGGCGGCGGCCGAACACGGCTTCGCGCTGCGCTGGACGGAGTTCGACTACAGCTGCGAGCGCTACAGCGACACGGGCGCGATGATGCCGGAGGACGGCGTGTCGACGCTGTCCGGCTTCGACTCGATCCTGCTGGGCGCGGTCGGGTTCCCCGGCGTCCCGGACCACGTCTCGCTGTGGGGTCTGCTGATCCCGCTGCGACGTGCGTTCTCGCAGTACGTCAACCTCCGCCCGGTGCGGTTGCTGCCCGGCACCACGTCGGTGCTGGCGAACCGTACGGCCGACGAGCTGGAGATGGTCATCGTCCGCGAGAACTCCGAGGGCGAGTACTCCACGCTCGGCGGCAGGCACAACCAGGGGCAGCCGGGGGAGTTCGTGCTCCAGGAGTCGGTGTTCACCCGCGTCGGGGTGGAGCGCATCATCCGGTACGCGTTCGAGCTGGCCCGCACCCGGTCGAAGCGTGTCTGCTCGGCGACCAAGTCGAACGGCATCATCCACACGATGCCGTTCTGGGACGAGGTCTTCGAACTCGTCGCCGCCGAGTACCCGGACGTGGCGGCCGAGCAGTGCCATATCGACGCGCTCGCCGCGAGGGTGGTGCAGCAGCCGGAACGGCTGGACGTGATCGTGGCGTCCAACCTGTTCGGCGACATCCTGAGCGACCTCGCAGCGGCGGTGACGGGCGGACTCGGCATGGCCCCCTCCGGCAACATCAACCCGGAGCGCACGCACCCGTCGATGTTCGAGGCCGTGCACGGCAGCGCCCCGGACATCGCGGGAAAGGGCATCGCGAACCCGGTGGCGCAGATCCTCGCGGGCGCGATGATGCTCGAACACCTCGGTGAGACCGAGGCCGCGCGGGCGGTCGACGCGGCCGTCGAGAAGGTGCTGGCCGAGGGGCGCGTGGCGACTCCCGACCTCGGGGGCGAGGCCACGACGGAGCAGCTCGGCACCGCCATCGCCGAGGCCGTTTAG
- a CDS encoding NAD-dependent succinate-semialdehyde dehydrogenase yields the protein MSAVTESGVVDAVTKELFIGGKWTPATSGATFPVHDPATGAVLCEVADASASDGMAALDAAVSAQAEWAAHPPRERGEILRRAYDALLARQEELALLMTLEMGKPLAESRGEVAYAAEFFRWFAEEAVRIDGGYAVAPNGSGRFLVTKQPVGPSLLITPWNFPMAMGTRKIGPAVAAGCTMVVKPAEQTPLSMLALARILADAGLPDGVLNVVTTSDAGGVMEPLIRDGRARKLSFTGSTAVGRLLLEQCADKVLRTSMELGGNAPFLVFDDADLDAAVEGAMQAKMRNIGEACTAANRFYVQRGVADEFARRLTERMSALPIGRGTEEGVVVGPLIDHDAVTKVGELVEDAARRGAEVLTGGATVDGPGNFYQPTVLTRVPADARMSREEIFGPVAPISVFDTEEEALAAANDTEYGLVGYVYTNDVKRALRVSERLETGMVGLNQGIVSNPAAPFGGVKQSGLGREGGTVGIDEFLETKYVAVSL from the coding sequence ATGAGCGCGGTGACCGAGTCGGGCGTGGTGGACGCCGTCACCAAGGAGCTGTTCATCGGCGGCAAGTGGACGCCCGCCACCAGTGGCGCGACGTTCCCCGTGCACGACCCGGCGACGGGGGCGGTGCTCTGCGAGGTGGCCGATGCCTCCGCCTCGGACGGCATGGCGGCTCTGGACGCCGCCGTCTCGGCGCAGGCGGAGTGGGCGGCCCACCCGCCGAGGGAGCGAGGTGAGATCCTGCGCAGGGCCTACGACGCGCTGTTGGCGCGCCAGGAGGAACTGGCCCTGCTGATGACCCTCGAGATGGGCAAGCCGCTGGCGGAGTCCCGCGGCGAGGTCGCCTACGCCGCGGAGTTCTTCCGCTGGTTCGCCGAGGAGGCGGTGCGCATCGACGGCGGGTACGCCGTGGCTCCCAACGGCAGCGGCCGGTTCCTCGTCACCAAGCAGCCAGTGGGGCCGTCCCTGCTCATCACGCCGTGGAACTTCCCGATGGCGATGGGCACGCGCAAGATCGGTCCGGCCGTGGCGGCGGGCTGCACCATGGTCGTCAAGCCCGCCGAGCAGACGCCGCTGTCCATGCTGGCGCTGGCGCGGATCCTCGCCGACGCGGGACTGCCCGACGGCGTCCTCAACGTCGTCACCACGTCCGACGCGGGTGGCGTGATGGAGCCGCTCATCCGTGACGGCAGGGCCCGCAAGCTGTCGTTCACCGGCTCGACGGCGGTCGGCAGGCTCCTGCTGGAGCAGTGCGCCGACAAGGTGCTGCGCACATCGATGGAACTGGGGGGCAACGCGCCGTTTCTGGTGTTCGACGACGCCGACCTCGACGCCGCCGTGGAAGGCGCCATGCAGGCCAAGATGCGCAACATCGGTGAGGCGTGCACGGCGGCCAACCGTTTCTACGTGCAGCGCGGTGTGGCCGACGAGTTCGCCCGCAGGCTGACCGAGCGCATGTCCGCGTTGCCCATCGGCCGTGGCACGGAGGAGGGCGTCGTGGTCGGCCCGCTGATCGACCACGATGCCGTGACCAAGGTGGGCGAACTCGTCGAGGACGCGGCCAGGCGCGGTGCCGAGGTGCTGACCGGCGGCGCGACCGTGGACGGGCCGGGCAACTTCTACCAGCCGACCGTGCTCACCCGCGTGCCCGCCGACGCGCGCATGTCCCGCGAGGAGATCTTCGGCCCCGTCGCGCCGATCTCGGTGTTCGACACGGAGGAGGAGGCCCTCGCCGCCGCGAACGACACCGAGTACGGGCTCGTCGGGTACGTCTACACCAACGACGTCAAGCGCGCCCTGCGTGTCAGCGAGCGATTGGAGACGGGCATGGTGGGCCTGAACCAGGGCATCGTGTCGAACCCCGCGGCACCGTTCGGCGGTGTCAAGCAGTCCGGCCTGGGGCGGGAGGGCGGCACCGTCGGCATCGACGAGTTCCTGGAGACCAAGTACGTCGCGGTGAGCCTGTGA